ATCAATATCTATTGATCAATTAAAACATCTTATTGTTTTAGTTATTCGTTTACCCTTTACACCTTATCATTTACGACTTCACATTGGTGTTTacgacccccccacccttccccccTGATTGGTGCGTAACTCCATCAGCGCCGCCCGTAACGCAGTTAATGGAGGACCGCTGGGACGCACCGCGTTCCTCTGAGCGCACGAGCTTATTTCATCTGTCGTCACCTTAATGATTGTCCGCTCGGGTCCTGATGGGGggcgatttatttatttttgttcatattGTGACGGCTCGCCATGCGATGATGTTCGATTCTTATTAATTCAAAAGCAATcgatttattttgatttataacGAGACTTTCGAGGATGCAAAATGCAGAGGAACTTGATATTATTTCCCTCCGTGAATAACACAGCAACAGTGTACTGCTTGTAGTTTACAAACGGAAATTATAACcgtttttaaaaaagagaaaataactaATTATTTTTACTGACTTAttttctgaattttttttttcgtgaAACGAACTTAAATCGGATGTAGCCTTGTACCAACATGTTGTCCATGACACTCTCAGTGGTATATAAACGACGAGCTGAATTAAATTAACACAggtgaataaaaaaacacaataaccgCATTAGCAATTAAAATAAGTGTACTCAATCTCTTATTTATCAATTGTATTAACGAATGCAATATAAGGTTGTGCTTTAACTTTATATCTACTAAAAGTATTTCAAATTCAAAGTGCTAACATAACTGCATTCACAACGCCATCTATATCAGTGGGTGTGTCTGAGGCTTCATTGGAAAACTGATGATGGTTTTGAGCAGCAACCCGAATGCATCTCAAACAACAAAGGCGATCTACTTGTTTGTCCACTGATAAATAACCTGACGTGTgagtgaggagaggaagctgtgtgtatgtgtgtgtgtgtgtgtgtgtgtgtgtgtgtgtgtgtgtgtgtgtcactttgctCGTCCACGTCTATAATGAGAGAACAGCCCTCAATGTGACAtaaacagtgtttttgtttgtcctccTGTACTGGTCCTGCGCCCACCAACACCAACACTGTGGTTTGCGTCCCGACTTTAAATTAGCTTATCAGAATGTCAAACATCTCCCAAAGAAATAAGCTGTTTTACAAATTTAATTCAGATTAGAGGGGAGATGAGGACGGCTCTGAATTAGACTATAACGATATTCGTTTTGGTAAAAGAAACAGTGATGCACGTTTAAAAGAGTTCAGAGAtggaggggaaagagagagtgaCAGCATGTGAGAGACGAGCCCATTCGAGACTCTTTCAGCGCTCTGCGCATGCTCACACGTGGCTCATCACAGCTTCACACTCTGCCAGttggccttttttaaaaaagcCTCACGAGGATGCAGCCCTTCCCCTTCCTTAACAAATCGATGTGAATCAGCAGTCGGAGGTGAAAGGTAGAATGCGGCGTGGCTGCTTGGAAATGGTCCTTGATGCTGTGCTGCAAGGTGATTCTCTCTGAATTCAATGATAAACCGCTGtttaaatgtaacaaaaaatcCATTCGGACAACGGATACAATTTTTTGTTGGAATCCaaattccttttgttttccagggGCTTTACATTGTCACAACAACGGTGTCCTTGAGGTGTCTGCGTACATCGCTGCAGGAATTCAAAGTCACATTCCAACAGGCTGATTTTTTTTAGGGTGATTTACCATTCGGCATTCACATGGACACAGGGGACTTGAACCGTGTCTGATGTGTGCCTGCTGTGTTACCCTTTGACCCCAGACTGTCTGGAGGGCCACGGTGACAGAGAGTCAAGGTCAAGGGGAAGGGGGGACGGGGTTGGGCAGCATCTGATGGATGGAAGGGCTCCCTGTCTGGGAGTGCAGAACCCAGACTGTCCCAGACGTCTATTTGAGGGGAGGCGGTGTTCCGTGTGAACCCCTTCCGATTCACACGTCCTACAGCCTGTCTGCTCCCTCTCACCTCTGTGGCCCTGCAGGGGGAAACGGGGACTGCTGGTGTCTACAGAGTGGCGGGGTAACAGTTCCCAGGCCGGGGAGGGACACACATCTGAATAATCACTAATCCTTTTGACGCAGATAAACACAAACCGCTCTTTTTGATTTACAATACGTTCTCTCTATCTCACTTACACACAGGCTTTTATCACAAGTCTTTGTTGGACCTGTTATTCTTTTTTAGCGAATATCTTAACATTGTGGTATACTTAGATTATTCAAACATCATATAaataatgtgtgtatgtatacaatATAAGACAACGTACAGCATAGACTCACACTGCATAATTGTTTACCAATGAGTATGCTGCTaaccttttatctttttttctgtttttatcgATTTATTACCAgctattcatttaaaatgtcataaTCTCCAGTATAGTCTTTAATCAATATCCATAAATTGTCATTATCTCCATCAAAGAGTATTTTTTACCTAGATGGTTTCATTTATTGACAGAAGCCaagaggatgcagtgatcagtaacgagaggatgcagtgatcagtaacgagaggatgcagtgatcactagcgagaggatgcagtgatcagtgaggagaggatgcagtgatcactagcgagaggatgcagtgatcagtaacgagaggatgcagtgatcactagcgagaggatgcagtgatcagtaacgagaggatgcagtgatcagtaacgagaggatgcagtgatcactagcgagaggatgcagtgatcagtaatgagaggatgcagtgatcagtaacgagaggatgcagtgatcagtaacgagaggatgcagtgatcagtaacgagaggatgcagtgatcagtaaggagaggatgcagtgatcactagcgagaggatgcagtgatcagtaaggagaggatgcagtgatcactagcgagaggatgcagtgatcagtaacgagaggatgcagtgatcagtaACGAGAGGATGCACTGATCACTAgcgagaggatgcagtgatcactagcgagaggatgcagtgatcagtaacgagaggatgcagtgatcactagcgagaggatgcagtgatcactagcgagaggatgcagtgatcagtaacgagaggatgcagtgatcactagcgagaggatgcagtgatcactagcgagaggatgcagtgatcagtaatgagaggatgcagtgatcactagcgagaggatgcagtgatcactagcgagaggatgcagtgatcagtaaggagaggatgcagtgatcactagcgagaggatgcagtgatcagtaaggagaggatgcagtgatcagtGACGAGAAGCAGTTCAATCGCCTGCATACCGGAACATGATTGGTGTCTAAACTACATCCTGCTCCTGAATAGACGTTTTGAAGTCAGACTAGATGATCACAGAGAAACTTGTCTAAAACTAACATGAAATCGTTCTGCACAGTGAAGCTCAAACTTCAAAACAAAGTGATGAGAAAACATTCTGAACTTGAGGCGAGCTTTCAGGGCATTTCTATTTgaatttctattttaaacataaTTTTCAATGCAGGCTTTACCTTCTTTTGTCCCACTATCAGCCAGGCTCACAGATGAAAACACCAACACAAAGCGTTAATAGTTGTTACGGTGATCAAACAGCTGTTTTTAAAGCAGTAGCAGCTCCCTCTACAGGTAAGAAAATGGTGCCACTTCCATACCAGCAGAAACCTTCCGTACCATATCCCCAACCCCCATGTTCCCTTTAGCAACTAACATAACCTGCCatgaacacacacccacacacacacacacttacacggtCGCAGATACGAGGCCCCACGGACCTCCCGGGTGATCCGCAGTGGAGCGTgtagccacctgtcaatcaccagATCTCGGCCGCCCTAAGAGAGACATTTCGTCTGGGACAACGGCAGCCCGTCCCTCCCCACACATTCTGCCTCCCCTAGCAACCATCGCCGGATGACTGAGAGGCTTTGTCCCCCGCACAACGGGAGTCCGCCATTGAACCCAGGAGCCTGTAGCAACCAAAATAAGAGGGTGCCAGAAAGGGGTCTCTTCTGTGAAACGGGGAGGGTGAAAGCTCTGTTCTTGTCCCCTTCGTCTGGGATTCATATCAGGGGCCAGAATGGCGTCCCCTCCTCCTTTTAAATGCTGGTGTAACGGAGCGTATGAAGGGGCTAGCGGCGAGAGGATAGGATCATGGTTAATCTGCTGTTCCTCGCCACTGTGGTCCGACAGGGACACTTAGGCGGCCTCTGTGGACAGTTAGTGGCGTGGGGAGGCCTGTGGCTACCCGGGGAGTCCAGAGGTAGGAGGCTCATCAGCAGGTTGCaaacaaaagggagagaagaagtcatgggcagagaggacagaggaagCTTTGGACCGTTTGGACTGTGTGTACcagttaaataatataaataacctACGCAATTTAAAGGCTTTCACTTTCAATTGCAAGGCCACAAGCAACGAAGGGGTCGCAGCAAATACATCATATCTTATAAGCTTATCGTatattatttaatgtaatgcTGCAAGTATAGAATAGGTGTCATATGAAATCCCTTCTAAAATCTAAGTACTATacttaaaaaagaataaatcagCACTGCGATCAGAATTGCACACTTGCTATTTATATACCTTCAATACATTCTGCAGCTGCCCTTACAAAGTAAGTATTCATTTGATGGGGAAACGctacatcatcaataaactgCATCTTGAACTCCAACCCTCTTCGCAGAGGACTATGGATCAGAAAAGCCAGCAAAGCAAAATGCAAGgatatcctgttttttttttgtatgtattgCACTCCATGCCACATAGTGCCACAATTGGGcatcaaaaaaaaacagtccagATTTAAACGGTCAGAGGTTTTGCGAATCAGACGCACCTGCTGAGAAGTAACCTTTAGGGGATACTGAAGCAGCACAAAAGGTGAGCAGATtaagtacagagagaaaggagtGTGGGCTTGAATGGTTTATGACCAGTTCTATGGACTTGTGGTTTCTTTCAGTGGGAGTTTTTACTGCTCTCTTTATAGGAGAGTGAACACACATGCCTGAATATCCTCTACAACCGCTGCAGATCCTCGTAACTGCAAAGTGAATTCAGGGTATTTAACTGCGTTGTGACTGAGTAAACTGTAAAACAATCAAATGAATACGCCGGCAACATAATCGCCCTCAGAATAATGGTGAAAAATAAGAAGACAAAAAGTCCAAATGGCCTCTGCCAGGTGCTGTGACGCGACCTCCCACGTTGGACTTGGCCCCGGGATGATCTGTGCATCTTACATCACAAGATTACAAACTAATCTCAACCTACAAACAACATAGCAGGGAAAACATACTTTCCCTGCTATGTTCTTTATCATTAATGAGCGGACTCCTGTATGGAGTGTGTTTTGTGAGGCTCCCATTCTAAGCTCTCGTCCTGCACCCTTTCCCACCCTCGCCTCCCACCCCCCGAGCTGCCAATCAAACATCATGATTGAGCCCGGATGGCGGGCAGTCAGTCATCAGCAAGGAAAGTGAGGCCTCCCTCTTTTCATGCACCCTTGCCCCCTCGAGGTTTTCCATCCTACTTTCTctgtctgctgctctgcttccctGCTTTCCCTGTGCCATTTTcgttcccccccaccccaccttgTGCAAGTAAAGCAAATCGGTGGTCAGTGTCCGTCCACAGCCGGGCGAACGTCTTGAAACGTGGCCGTTGTGACGCCGTGAGGCTCGGCTCCCTCAACCTCAGCGAGGATGGCCCCGTATCATTTATAAATAAGAGAGATTTAGTTTTAATAGGCCTCCGTATTTGCCCTGTAAGTGTCTGATGAATAAACATGAGCAGAGTTGGGACGGGGACTGCATGGGGGTCGGATAAGAGGAggcccggtgtgtgtgtgtgtgtgtgtgtattttggggGGTGTTGGGGGCAATGAGGGAGCCTTTCTTCCCAGCAGGGCTGCATCTTGTTTAATTGGAGCACTTGTGGCACCATTACCTCCTTTACTCAAACACGTTACTgatgacaaaagaaaacagcactAAGCCCGCCTTTGTTAGCGAGGAGGCTGGACGAGGCGATGGATTCCTCGCTGCTACTCATGTGTGGGAATCGTCTGCACTCCCACCATGAGCTGCGGCCTGCTTTCGAGCAGACAGGTGGACAGAGGACGGAGCTTATGGAAATGATTGCCGTCGTAAAGAAAATAGACAGAAGGACATAATGGACCTCATAGGCAAGCAATATTCTGCATTTAAAGACACTGGTGCATTTACTGAAAGAGTATTTCTCATTGAGGGAAACTACTCCTACACATTTCTATCCAGCCATATGCAAAAACAGCTCCAATGTTCAGCATACTCTCAGTTCAGTTTCTCTCTTTCAATGAATTCAAATTGATGCCCTTTCGCTGCTCTTTGACCAGAGGTCACGGAGGATGAGGCTGCTCTCCAgtttgtttttagcaacagAATGTCCCGGGAGAGCAATCAGGGTTTGACCTTTACCCTCAGCCTGACTCCACGAGACACGCACGGGCTCTTAAATGAGGGAAAACTActtgtttccttctcttttaaTTGCTAAGTTGTTTTTAAGTATGTTTTTATCTCCATCAAGTTCGGCAAAATTTAATCAGTGAAAAATAAGCATTTCTCATTCATTAAAGATATAAATTATATATcagaaatgatttaattaatAAGCATTCATTGATCCTCAAAATTACATTACCAGgaaattatttttcaaaacagcGTGACATGAATATTTGATTTGGGAATGTTTAAATTTACAAACCCACTCATTGTCAGAACAATAACGAGACACATTATTTGGATGTCTACGTAAAGCAAAACATTTGATAAATCGTTTATTGTGCACCACAATGTGATGTTTATGAGTGCATTCCTCACTAACTCCCCCCGCGAGCGCCAtacgggggggggctggtgaagataaaaataaaacacaatacaattaaaaaatatattattttgtgaTTGCAACAATACATCATGGGGTGTTGAAAGACATTTAGATTTGATATAATGCTTACTAATGCTACACTATGGTGGCTCCATGTAAAAGGATACTGAACATCCTTTATGTCATAGCATTACTAAATTTAAAACCAATGCCATAGgctttcattttcacaatccaTAATAACTAACATGATACATAGCCATAGCCATCATACAAACCTCTCCAGAAGACACAATtattaaatctcactttttaatGCTTCCAACTgcaataaaaggaaaagaaacaatGCAAACAATAGTGTAGCAAATTAAGCTGACAGCAGTAAACAAGCTAAAAAAAAGCTTGTGTATTGTCTTTCAATGTGACCTGCTGACTATTATGTCATATAGACAGGAATCTACAGCAAAGTGCAACTCGTGTAGGTCTTAAGCAAACAAAGTTCAAATATGGGAATTAATTGTGTGAAATGAACATCCTGTCAAGTAGGAAAATGAAAAGTTCACAAACAGATCATGTGTGATGAAGACAGACGGCCAATAGGGCGAGGCCTAGCGTGCGCTCTGTTCCACAGAGAAATTTGACTCCGCtctgaaaagaaaagatcaCGTTATGAAAAACAAGCGACACCTCATTGTGGCTCGTAGCATCTGGTGTCAAGCTTCCAATCAACGTATTTTCTTCTTTGGCCAAAGTTTGGCCTCTCGTTCTTCATGCATCCTCTCTCTATGCGGGAACAATCATAACCCCTCTGCTGTGTGGATTACACTGACCGCTCAGCTTGTTCTAATAGTATCATTTCCATAGTAAACATGCCAGCTAAGGTCACTTTGAGGAGCTGCCCTGTGACAAACCCCTATCACCCGCAGCACAGATGAGCTTTACTTCGCATGATCCACATCAGCATTTTGTAACCAGCCGTCACCGCGTGACATGGACACTGCAGGCCCCTGGGCTACAGGATGTTTCCCCATCAATAAATCTTCAAGACAAAGGTCGGAAACTGCAAAGAATCACGTGTGACGGCCACAAATTTGGATCTGCTGCCACCAAGAGGAAACTGAATGCATCACAAAGGcactttacatgtcatttagctgacgcttttatccaaagcgacttacaataagtgcattcaaccatacgggtacaaactcagaagaacaagaaacaagataGTGCAATTTGGTGCTGTGTGGTTAGTTTGTGGTGAGAAGAGCCTAAGAGGGCACGACCAGTACACTGTTGTCAGATACAACCTTAAGGACACTTACACGTCTTTGTTCCGCATGTGGTTGTTGTAATGGAGAATTGGTGGGacgtcctcttcctcatcagGGACCTGTGAGCAGTTTTTATataattacatgtcatttagctgacgcttttatccaaagcgacttacaatgagtgcattcaactatagggatacaaactcagaagattCACGGGTAGAAAAACAACAGTGTAATCAATCAAATAGATGTATTACTCTTTCTGCCCTTGTGAGggtgaggaaaacaaacataaagtaTGTTTAGTCCGTAAATCAAAGTATGTATttcatatttacacacatgtAAAAGATGTGTGAACatttttaaccattttttttgttttaattaattagtttACAGTCTGTTTCAAGTATTAAAACCTCCTTATTGTtgtaaagtatgttttctcacctcCCAGTAGGTCTCATCATCAAAACAGTTGTCATCAGCAGGATCTCCCCAGATAGGTAGTCTTAAAATACAACCTGAGGAacatattaattcatttattatccCAACACACAGTCGGCAAGCGAACAGACCGAGCTTGCTTACACAGAGTATAATGTCACAGTTGTTTACAGTAAATACTAGATCATTGCCTTGCCTTTTCTGTAGTCACATTCAAGGGTGGTTGCAGAGACAACTACTTACCGACAGCGATACCTCCGCCCACACCGAAGCAGAGTGCTACACAGAGGCCCGCAGCCTGGTGGCCGCCCTGCCGTGAGGGTACCATGtctttgaaatccttttcgaaGTCAAAGGTGTTGATGAGCCTTTAATACCAAAAAGTGATATACATTTCTTTCGGAGCAAAAGACcatattaatatatttgtttactTGGTTGGTAATTGTGTATCTATTGAAAAAGGCAAAGCTACCTGACCTTGACTTCTCTATTTGTCAGTAAAGACCACTCACCCCTCAACACCATAAACAGACTCTGTTGCAGATGCAGCAGTAATGGCTCCCACAATACCACCGATGACTCCTGGCATGGCGTGCAGGTTATGGATGCCACACGTGTCCTGAATCTTCAGGTACTTCTCCATGaaaggctgagagagagagagttagaaTGAACTGAGCTCACTTAAACATCTTAAAGGTTGATTATAACTCAGACTAAAGGCTAAAGTAGTGAGGTAAACCACATGATGTGCTATGTTATTAACTGTAAGCAGGCAAAGAAGATTTTTGGTCcagtaactttttaaaatgattgtagagaataaaagcattttgtattttcattcaaattGGTGCATTTCTGTAGCCAATTGCCTGtatggtttcatgaccagtcaAAGGCTAAAGAGGCATATCCCATTATAGCTATATTACAATAAGCCAGATGAATTCCGTACCGAGAGGTAGACATATCCCAGTGTGGAGATGATTCCACAGCAGAATCCCACAATCAGAGCGCCGTAGGGCATCAGCATGAACTCTGCTGCAGTTCCGACTGCAACACCTCCAGCAAGAGTGGCGTTCTGGATGTGGACCTGGAAACATGTGCAGAAAAATGCATCTGTTTAAAATACTGTTGGATTGACCTCACAGTATCACGTCCATCACAGTGTTTTTAACTGACTGTCAAAACGTGGAGGTCCTTACCATGTCTAGTTTCCCATGCTTCTGGAAGaggctggatatggcaacagtAGTGAGCACTGTTGCGGCCAAAGCCAGGTACGTGTTGATGGCCGCTCTGTGCTGCCCGTCGCCGTGGTCTGTGATGGCCGAGTTGAAGCTGGGCCAGAACATCCACAGGAAGAGGGTGCCTACGCGGAGAGCGGGCTGCACCTTAAGCATCCAGCAGATCCACACGACCTCCACAATAAGTATTGTGAAAGTAAGTATGGAATTAAATTACGCTCACCGATCATGGCAAAGACATCGGAGTGATAGACGGAGCCGTGCAGACGGTCGCTCTGGTCCAGGTTCGGCCTATAGAGCATCCAGGAGATGGAAAGGCCGTAGTAAGCTCCGAATGTGTGGATCACCATGGAGCCTCCGGCATCTCTGGCCTTCAGGAATGCAAATGTTGGTTGTAATTTAGCAGCTTTAAGGTGCAAAATCGATCAATGTGCGTCACAGGATTTAGGCGCAATCGAAGCATGAACACACAAATCACAGGAATTGATGGGCAACATCTTCAGTCACACCGGGATATATGTTCTCTTCCACTTTATTGAAATCATGAATGATATCAAGAATAATGTCAACTTACATGTATGACATTTAGGATAATATATTCCTCCACAGCAAACAACGTGACCCCAAACAGCGTCATAACCAGCAGCTGGACTGCACTGACTTTACCGAGCACGGCTCCGTAGGCTATCAAGCAGCCCGCCACGCAGAAGTCAGCGTTGATCATGCTACGTTCAGGGGAAAAAAGTCAGACAAACAATGTAGAACAGAGTTTTAATCCGTTCTGCCCAAAATGTAGACAGTACTGAGTATTTTAACAAAAGAACCAGAGCTGAATAGCATTTATTTGCCTGGTGGCGGCAGTATATTATCACTAAACCACATGTTTCGGTTGATGATTGCTTTGAAGTCATTCATCAGAATTAAACAGAATAATATGAAGGAATGATTCTAAAGAAAACATTGTCCTTTTGACTGAGAATAAACCAGAACAATCACTTTTCAACTCCGATTTTGATCTTTCCATCCGTGTAGTCCAGGGAGTGGAACCAGCCCTGCATCAGCAGCGCCCATTGGAGGCCAAAGGCTGCGATGAGGAAGTTGAAACCCACAGCGCCGAAGCTGTAGCGCTTAAGAAACGTCATGAGGAAGCCAAATCCAACAAAGATCATCACGTGGACATCCTGGAAACCTGTGACAGAAAAGGGGAGACATGAGGAGGAATTATCAGTCGGTAAAAGGTAAAAGGTTTGGTTTCTGGAACAGGTGGATCTTCTGTGTGAGACAGTAAACATCCCACCAGCAGTATTCGGATACCAGAGCAAACCAGCCGGTATTCTTTGCAGCGTAATACAGTAACCAACTGACACGCCTCAGGGAACAATAGGTTCCCACTGGACTGCGAAACAAACCGCATAGAACATGAACGACAGACCAATTTTACATCGTGTCATATTGGAGGATTTTTTTATAgctcgataaaaaaaaaagaaaaaaaaaacacaagacagaCGAGGCAGACCGTCTTCAGTTCAACGCTGGCCGTGCGGGCGTCGTGTTGGTAAAAGAAGGCCTGAAAGAGGTCTTGCTGGCGACACCTGAATGTGTCAGCATGTCAATTCATCATCTGACATCCCACACCACCCGTGAGACGGCTTTGGGATAGCCTGACACTGACACCAAGGGCTTGTAGATGAATGCCGCGTAGAATGCAGCAACATTCATCgaatctattcattcattcgaAGACATTTTTATCCATGCGGATGCAAGGAGCTAAACATCGCCACAGTCGAACTGGAAACAAAAGAATGAGGGGATTTAATCTCGGAAGGGAAATGTGCACCTTGGGGAGGCTGAGCCTTGTCAGCCGGTTGGAATAAGCTGATTGGTCAAAAGACAACaatgaaatgatgaagaaaaaaacaatatgtgCAACAATGTGGATGAAGAAAGAGATATTAAGTTAATAAGGGCTAATACACAAGAACAAATTAAGAAAGCCATGATTGAAATACTAGACACGTGAAAGAGAATACGGAGGAGAATCATTTAAAATTGAAAATGTAAGTACTTACTCGGATATCTGTAGTAGAAGTCGTTCTCTATGTCACTTGATat
The DNA window shown above is from Gasterosteus aculeatus chromosome X, fGasAcu3.hap1.1, whole genome shotgun sequence and carries:
- the LOC120809687 gene encoding ammonium transporter Rh type C 1, translating into MGCVQSFRELCDRQKNTNVRKSLPAVCIVWQTAMIILFGVFIRYNEEADTHWVEHKHTKNISSDIENDFYYRYPSFQDVHVMIFVGFGFLMTFLKRYSFGAVGFNFLIAAFGLQWALLMQGWFHSLDYTDGKIKIGVENMINADFCVAGCLIAYGAVLGKVSAVQLLVMTLFGVTLFAVEEYIILNVIHARDAGGSMVIHTFGAYYGLSISWMLYRPNLDQSDRLHGSVYHSDVFAMIGTLFLWMFWPSFNSAITDHGDGQHRAAINTYLALAATVLTTVAISSLFQKHGKLDMVHIQNATLAGGVAVGTAAEFMLMPYGALIVGFCCGIISTLGYVYLSPFMEKYLKIQDTCGIHNLHAMPGVIGGIVGAITAASATESVYGVEGLINTFDFEKDFKDMVPSRQGGHQAAGLCVALCFGVGGGIAVGCILRLPIWGDPADDNCFDDETYWEVPDEEEDVPPILHYNNHMRNKDVAESNFSVEQSAR